The proteins below come from a single Balaenoptera musculus isolate JJ_BM4_2016_0621 chromosome 1, mBalMus1.pri.v3, whole genome shotgun sequence genomic window:
- the LOC118884845 gene encoding LOW QUALITY PROTEIN: olfactory receptor 6N2 (The sequence of the model RefSeq protein was modified relative to this genomic sequence to represent the inferred CDS: inserted 1 base in 1 codon; deleted 2 bases in 1 codon; substituted 1 base at 1 genomic stop codon), which translates to MEPHSHSSLAELVLLGFPKVTHVRGWLFVLLLLAYLFTVSGNMAIFLVIRLDAALHTPMYHFVSVLSFLELWYTVTTILKMLANLLSDKKTISFSGYLLQTYFFHSPGASECYLLTAVAYDRSPAICWPLHYPAIMTPTLCAKMTAGCWACGFLCPNSEVILVSQFHFCGYSEIQHFFCDFPPLLSLACEDTSNNVLVXFAINAFIILITFLFIMVSNGRIIGAILKTKTTAGRKKSFSTCASHLIVVLIFFGIIIFMYMRLKKSXSLTLDWTLAVIYSVLTSLVNPIIYSLRNKGLIKAIKRTIFWKGEIVSPTHH; encoded by the exons ATGGAGCCACACAGCCATTCAAGCCTGGCTGAACTTGTGCTCCTTGGTTTCCCCAAAGTGACACATGTCAGGGGCTGGCTTTTTGTCCTGCTGCTATTGGCATACCTGTTCACTGTCAGTGGCAACATGGCCATCTTTTTAGTCATACGATTGGATGCAGCCTTA CACACACCTATGTACCACTTTGTCAGTGTTCTCTCCTTCTTGGAGCTATGGTATACAGTCACCACCATCCTCAAGATGCTAGCTAATCTTCTCAGTGATAAGaagaccatttctttttcaggATACCTACTTCAGACTTACTTCTTCCACTCCCCAGGGGCCTCTGAATGCTACCTTCTTACAGCAGTGGCCTATGACCGATCCCCGGCCATCTGCTGGCCCCTCCACTATCCTGCAATTATGACCCCCACACTCTGTGCCAAGATGACTGCTGGTTGTTGGGCTTGTGGCTTTCTGTGTCCCAATTCTGAAGTCATCCTGGTCTCCCAGTTCCATTTCTGTGGCTACAGTGAAATCCAACACTTCTTCTGTGACTTTCCACCTCTTCTGAGCCTGGCCTGTGAGGACACATCCAATAATGTCCTGG GATTTGCCATCAATGCCTTCATCATCCTTATCACTTTCCTCTTTATTATGGTGTCTAATGGAAGAATCATTGGGGCTATATTGAAGACAAAAACAACAGCAGGAAGAAAGAAGTCCTTTTCTACATGTGCCTCACATCTTATTGTGGTCCTCATATTCTTTGGGATCATCATCTTCATGTATATGCGACTAAAGAAGAGCTAGTCACTGACCCTTGATTGGACACTTGCTGTAATCTACTCTGTACTAACATCACTGGTCAACCCAATTATCTACAGTCTTCGTAACAAGGGACTCATTAAGGCCATTAAGAGAACCATCTTCTGGAAGGGAGAGATAGTTAGTCCCACCCACCATTGA